Proteins encoded together in one Oculatellaceae cyanobacterium window:
- a CDS encoding protochlorophyllide reductase, translated as MAQDLKSTVVITGASSGVGLYGALALAKRGWHVVMGCRDLDKAQKAAETVGIPQGSYTLIHIDLGSLESVRRFVNNFRARGLSLDALVCNAAIYMPLIKEPLRSPEGYELTVTTNHLGHFLLCNLMLEDLKKSSHPDRRLVILGTVTHNPDELGGKIPPRPDLGNFEGFEAGFTEPISMIDGKQFEPVKAYKDSKVCNVLTMRELHRRYHESTGITFTSLYPGCVAETPLFRNHYPLFQKLFPLFQKYITGGYVSQELSGERVAAVVADPEYKQSGAYWSWGNRQKKEGKSFVQKVSPQARDDEKAERMWDLSAKLVRV; from the coding sequence ATGGCACAAGATCTGAAGTCAACGGTCGTAATCACGGGAGCCTCATCTGGGGTCGGCTTGTACGGTGCCTTAGCACTTGCTAAACGGGGATGGCACGTGGTAATGGGCTGTCGAGATTTAGATAAAGCCCAAAAAGCCGCCGAAACCGTCGGAATCCCCCAAGGCAGCTACACCCTAATACATATTGATCTAGGCTCTTTAGAGAGCGTGCGACGATTTGTAAATAATTTTAGGGCGCGTGGTCTATCCCTAGACGCTTTGGTGTGCAATGCCGCAATTTATATGCCTTTAATCAAAGAGCCGTTGCGTAGTCCAGAAGGATACGAATTGACTGTAACCACTAATCACCTCGGTCATTTCTTGCTGTGTAACCTGATGCTGGAGGATCTCAAAAAGTCATCTCATCCAGACCGCCGCCTTGTGATTTTGGGTACTGTCACCCACAACCCAGATGAATTGGGTGGGAAAATTCCACCACGTCCCGACTTAGGAAATTTTGAAGGCTTTGAAGCAGGATTTACTGAGCCAATCTCCATGATTGATGGCAAACAGTTTGAACCTGTTAAGGCGTACAAAGACAGTAAAGTTTGCAACGTGCTAACGATGCGGGAACTGCATCGACGCTATCACGAATCAACGGGCATCACCTTCACTTCTCTCTACCCTGGATGTGTTGCAGAAACGCCACTATTCCGCAACCACTATCCCCTATTTCAAAAACTTTTCCCCTTGTTCCAGAAATACATCACAGGTGGATATGTGTCTCAGGAGTTGTCAGGTGAGCGGGTCGCCGCAGTAGTTGCCGATCCTGAATACAAGCAATCTGGCGCATATTGGAGTTGGGGAAATCGCCAGAAGAAGGAGGGTAAGTCATTTGTGCAAAAGGTTTCTCCTCAAGCTCGTGATGATGAAAAAGCCGAGCGGATGTGGGATCTAAGCGCAAAACTGGTTAGAGTTTAG